TTTACCAACGGGCATTCATCTATGGTACTGATATTAATGGGAAAGTGCTAGAAAAAGCAAAACGCGGTATTTATTCTCTTGGAAAAGTGAAAGAATACTCTGAGAACTTTATCAAAACAGAGCCCAAAAACTCATTGTCGGATTACTATACAGCCATGTACAATGCCGCGACAATTAATAATAGTCTCAAAAGAAATATCCTTTTCTCTATACATAGTTTAGTATCCGATGGAGTTTTTAATGAATTTCAGATGATTACCTGTCGCAATGTATTGATTTATTTTGATACTGCGTTGCAAAATAAAGTCTTGGATTTATTCTATTATTCACTCTGTCACCTAGGTTTTCTCTGTTTGGGGGCGAAGGAATCTCTGATCAACTATAAAGATGCTTCCAAATTTAAGATCGTAAACAAAAAACACAATATTTACCAAAAAATTGGGTAATAGGAAATGGAAAGAAAGATTCTTTTGTTAGCAGGCTCTGCAGGTGGCTTTAGTGTGATTCTAAACATTCTTAAATCATTGGAACACCCTATACGCATACCCGTTATTGTCATTGTACACAGAAATCCTAAATACGCTTCTACTATCGAAGAAACACTCTCCAAAGCGCTCGCTCAAAAAATAAAGACTGCTGATGATAAAGAAGCAATAGAAAATGGCACCATTTACTTTGCACCTGCTGGTTATCATCTATTAGTTGAACCAGATTATAGTTTTTCTTTGGATATATCTGAACCTGTTCAATACTCAAGACCTTCTATTGATGTAACTTTTGAGTCTGTAGCTGAAGTATATAGAGAAAACTGCATTGCTATATTGTTCTCGGGAGCGAATCAAGATGGCGCACAAGGATTGCTCATGATAAAACGATACGGAGGAAAAACTTTTGTACAAGATCCTACAACTGCTGAAGTTCCCGTCATGCCCGAAGCAGCTATTCAACTTGGAGCACAAGAAGGTATTTTGACCATTCAAGAAATTAAAGATTACATCAAGCAGTTGACATAAATTGTATTTAGATTTGCTGTAATGAAGAAGATAAATATATTGATTGTTGATGATAAAATTGAAAACATTATCAGTCTAACAGCCCTGTTGGAAGATATAGAAAATATAAATATAGTATCAAGTACAGATCCCAACGACGCTTTAAAAATTTGTTGGAAGGAGCAAATTGATTTAGCGCTCGTGGACGTTCAGATGCCGGACATCAATGGTTTTGAATTTGTTTCCTTTCTAAAGAATAATCCGAAAACTAACCATATCATCACAATTATGGTAACGGCTATTTCTAAAGAAGATAAATACCTCATACAGGGGCTCAATAGCGGAGCTGTAGATTATCTGTATAAGCCTCTTAATCCAGAAGCCACTATAGCAAAAGTAAAATCTTTCGTTCAGCAACTCCTGATCCAGCAAGAAATTAAAGAAAAAAACATTGCTTTAGAGGAATCTAAGCAAACTATTCTTAAAGCGAAAGAGGAGGCCGACCTTGCCAG
The genomic region above belongs to Sphingobacterium zeae and contains:
- a CDS encoding CheR family methyltransferase, with product MAELTVKNVTMINFEELEEIIDVVKNLHGYDVSGYTRASLKRRVTRIMELNKFNLQELKSNLINQPGFSTYFLQEITVNVTEMFRDPDFYKAVKTEVFPYLATYPHIKIWSAGCSTGEEVYSLAILLEEATLYQRAFIYGTDINGKVLEKAKRGIYSLGKVKEYSENFIKTEPKNSLSDYYTAMYNAATINNSLKRNILFSIHSLVSDGVFNEFQMITCRNVLIYFDTALQNKVLDLFYYSLCHLGFLCLGAKESLINYKDASKFKIVNKKHNIYQKIG
- a CDS encoding chemotaxis protein CheB, with product MERKILLLAGSAGGFSVILNILKSLEHPIRIPVIVIVHRNPKYASTIEETLSKALAQKIKTADDKEAIENGTIYFAPAGYHLLVEPDYSFSLDISEPVQYSRPSIDVTFESVAEVYRENCIAILFSGANQDGAQGLLMIKRYGGKTFVQDPTTAEVPVMPEAAIQLGAQEGILTIQEIKDYIKQLT